From Catenulispora sp. GP43, one genomic window encodes:
- a CDS encoding cytochrome P450 → MTTQTAPQGSTAISRIPMYTPEFAADPHAAYERMRNLHGSLVPVLLDPDVPATLVIGYQTAIRILHDQERFPADPRRWQEGNLSQTCPVRPMMEWRPNALRSSGAEHARYRSSNVYSLNGVDLHALRRVVQDVAGDLIAGLSRAGQADLITQYAFPLAFRVLNTMLGCPPEIGERVAIGMAKIFEGIDAEAGNAMLAAALAELVMMKKERPADDITSRMLAHQSALEVPEMVHQLACVYGAGIEPQQNLIANALLLILTDERFSGDVLDGNLTVRDALDEVLYQDPPMANFGISYPPYPVQIDGVWLPAEQPVVISFSACNNDPAIASDQRAGNRAHLAWSVGPHACPAQSAAYLIAQAAIDQILDALPEMELAVPEKDLVWRPGPFARALAALPVTIPGPAPIPSR, encoded by the coding sequence GTGACGACCCAGACCGCCCCCCAGGGCTCCACCGCCATATCGCGCATCCCCATGTACACGCCCGAGTTCGCGGCCGACCCGCACGCCGCGTACGAGCGGATGCGCAACCTGCACGGATCGCTGGTCCCGGTCCTGCTCGACCCGGACGTGCCGGCCACGCTGGTGATCGGCTACCAGACCGCCATCCGGATCCTGCACGACCAGGAGCGCTTCCCGGCCGACCCGCGCCGCTGGCAGGAGGGGAACCTGTCCCAGACCTGCCCGGTCCGGCCGATGATGGAGTGGCGGCCCAACGCCCTGCGCAGCTCCGGCGCGGAGCACGCCCGCTACCGCAGCTCCAACGTCTACAGCCTGAACGGTGTCGACCTGCACGCCCTGCGCCGGGTGGTCCAGGACGTGGCCGGGGACCTGATCGCCGGCCTGAGCCGGGCCGGTCAGGCCGACCTGATCACCCAATACGCGTTCCCATTGGCGTTCCGCGTCCTCAACACCATGCTGGGCTGTCCGCCGGAGATCGGCGAGCGGGTGGCGATCGGGATGGCCAAGATCTTCGAGGGCATCGACGCCGAGGCCGGCAACGCCATGCTCGCCGCGGCCCTGGCCGAGCTGGTCATGATGAAGAAGGAACGCCCGGCCGACGACATCACCAGCCGGATGCTGGCGCACCAGTCCGCGCTGGAGGTCCCGGAGATGGTGCACCAGCTGGCCTGCGTCTACGGCGCCGGCATCGAGCCCCAGCAGAACCTGATCGCCAACGCCCTGCTGCTGATCCTGACCGACGAGCGGTTCTCGGGGGACGTACTCGACGGCAACCTCACCGTCCGCGACGCGCTGGACGAGGTGCTGTATCAGGACCCTCCGATGGCCAACTTCGGCATCTCCTACCCGCCCTACCCGGTGCAGATCGACGGCGTCTGGCTGCCCGCGGAACAGCCGGTGGTCATCAGCTTCTCGGCGTGCAACAACGACCCGGCCATCGCCTCGGACCAGCGCGCCGGCAACCGCGCGCACCTGGCCTGGAGCGTGGGCCCGCACGCCTGCCCGGCCCAGTCCGCCGCCTACCTGATCGCCCAGGCCGCGATCGACCAGATCCTGGACGCGCTGCCCGAGATGGAGCTGGCGGTCCCCGAGAAGGACCTGGTGTGGCGGCCCGGCCCCTTCGCCCGGGCGCTGGCCGCGCTGCCGGTCACCATCCCCGGTCCGGCGCCGATCCCTTCGCGGTGA
- a CDS encoding DUF742 domain-containing protein, whose product MSRPRRDPDLVRAYVVTGGAVRPSRKLGLVTLLIAQDVPVQGLAPEQRRVLGVCSRHGALSVAEIAAHLDLPPSVVTILASALMDSGHLAVPAPTADVPEIDVLKEVLRGLRQLV is encoded by the coding sequence ATGAGCCGGCCGCGGCGCGACCCGGACCTGGTGCGCGCGTACGTCGTGACCGGCGGCGCGGTGCGCCCCAGCCGGAAGCTGGGGCTGGTGACGCTGCTGATCGCGCAGGACGTCCCGGTCCAGGGGCTGGCCCCCGAGCAGCGCCGGGTGCTGGGCGTGTGCAGCAGGCACGGCGCCCTGTCCGTCGCGGAGATCGCCGCCCACCTGGATCTGCCGCCGTCGGTGGTCACGATCCTCGCCTCGGCGCTGATGGACTCCGGACACCTCGCCGTCCCCGCTCCGACCGCCGACGTCCCAGAGATCGACGTGCTGAAAGAGGTTCTCCGTGGTCTCCGCCAACTTGTCTGA
- a CDS encoding ATP/GTP-binding protein has translation MVSANLSEVAYLPGTVTRSVKLLVAGHFGAGKTTFVGSVSEIRPLRTEEPITEASLGVDDLAGLPKKTSTTVAMDFGRRTFGDVALYLFGTPGQHRFLPMWDELARGAAGALVLVDTRRLDHSDEILSAVEKRGLPYTVAVNEFDGGRRYPAEEIREALDLAPTTPLTVCDARDQTSSIKALIVLVEHLTSRPETLA, from the coding sequence GTGGTCTCCGCCAACTTGTCTGAGGTCGCCTACCTGCCCGGCACCGTCACCCGGTCGGTGAAGCTGCTGGTGGCCGGCCATTTCGGGGCCGGCAAGACCACGTTCGTGGGCAGCGTCTCGGAGATCAGGCCGCTGCGCACCGAGGAGCCGATCACCGAGGCCAGCCTCGGCGTGGACGACCTGGCCGGGCTGCCGAAGAAGACCTCGACGACGGTCGCGATGGACTTCGGCCGCCGCACCTTCGGGGACGTGGCGCTGTACCTGTTCGGCACGCCGGGGCAGCACCGGTTCCTGCCGATGTGGGACGAGCTGGCCCGCGGCGCGGCCGGCGCCCTGGTGCTGGTCGACACCCGGCGCCTGGACCACTCCGACGAGATCCTCAGCGCCGTGGAGAAGCGCGGCCTGCCCTACACGGTGGCCGTGAACGAGTTCGACGGCGGGCGCCGCTATCCGGCCGAGGAGATCCGCGAGGCCCTGGACCTGGCGCCGACCACCCCCCTGACCGTCTGCGACGCCCGCGACCAGACCTCGTCCATCAAGGCCCTGATCGTGCTCGTCGAACACCTCACCAGCCGACCGGAGACGCTCGCGTGA